GACGAGTGCATCAACTGCGATGTGTGTGAGCCCGAGTGTCCGAACGAGGCGATCTACATGGGGCCGGAGATCTATCACATCGATCCAACGCGCTGCACCGAGTGCGTCGGGCACTTCGATAAGCCCCAGTGTCAAGTTGTGTGCCCGGTCGAGTGCATTCCTTTGGACCCGGACCGCATCGAGACGCGCGAACAACTACTCGCCAAGTACGAGGCCATGACCA
This DNA window, taken from Pseudomonadota bacterium, encodes the following:
- a CDS encoding YfhL family 4Fe-4S dicluster ferredoxin, whose protein sequence is MALKITDECINCDVCEPECPNEAIYMGPEIYHIDPTRCTECVGHFDKPQCQVVCPVECIPLDPDRIETREQLLAKYEAMTTQGAAQTEEP